A portion of the Burkholderia sp. GAS332 genome contains these proteins:
- a CDS encoding Glycosyltransferase involved in cell wall bisynthesis translates to MPVSQLFILGTRGIPARHGGFETFAERLALYLTQRDWKVTVYCQGEDGQTETIEDTWRGVQRITIPVTRSGALGTMEFDWKSVRDTVARKPALVLTLGYNTAVFCTYLRWHGITNLINMDGLEWRREKWKFHERMWLWLNERVGCWTGNHLIADHPAIASHLATRVNRRKITTIPYGADAVGAASLAPLEALGIEETFYGLVIARPEPENSVLEIVTAFSRRPRGAKLVVLGNYDADAHAYHREVLDAASDEVVFPGAIYDQSAVRALRRHAHFYLHGHRVGGTNPSLVEALGAGSAVIAHDNVFNRWVAGPEARFFATESDCDLHISALLGDPATARAMGESSAQRFESSFRWDSVLAQYEALLHRHMGGGKRSAVVASRPAHRVPDRKPALDTHARASSSGQVLAAAVSVEEFETKAE, encoded by the coding sequence ATGCCAGTCAGCCAACTTTTCATTTTGGGCACGCGAGGGATCCCGGCGCGCCACGGTGGTTTCGAAACGTTTGCGGAAAGACTTGCGCTTTACCTCACGCAACGCGACTGGAAAGTCACCGTGTATTGCCAGGGCGAGGACGGTCAAACGGAGACGATTGAAGACACATGGCGCGGCGTACAGCGGATCACCATTCCCGTTACGCGCAGTGGAGCTTTGGGTACGATGGAGTTCGACTGGAAATCGGTGCGCGACACGGTTGCGCGCAAGCCCGCGCTCGTACTGACACTTGGCTATAACACCGCGGTCTTCTGCACGTATTTGCGCTGGCACGGAATTACGAATCTGATCAACATGGACGGACTCGAGTGGCGCCGGGAGAAGTGGAAGTTCCATGAGCGCATGTGGCTTTGGCTCAATGAGCGGGTCGGCTGCTGGACAGGCAATCACCTGATCGCCGATCACCCTGCAATCGCTTCGCACCTCGCCACACGAGTCAATCGCCGCAAGATCACGACGATTCCGTACGGTGCCGATGCGGTCGGCGCGGCAAGCCTTGCACCGCTCGAGGCGCTTGGAATCGAAGAGACGTTCTATGGTCTCGTGATTGCCCGTCCGGAGCCCGAAAATTCGGTGCTGGAAATCGTCACGGCATTCTCGCGCCGCCCGCGCGGCGCCAAGCTCGTCGTGCTGGGCAACTACGATGCTGACGCTCACGCGTATCACCGCGAGGTGCTCGACGCGGCAAGTGACGAAGTCGTTTTCCCCGGCGCTATCTACGATCAATCGGCAGTGCGGGCACTACGGCGGCATGCACATTTCTATCTGCATGGTCATCGCGTGGGCGGCACCAACCCGTCGCTCGTCGAAGCACTCGGAGCCGGTAGCGCGGTCATTGCGCATGACAATGTGTTCAATCGATGGGTGGCGGGGCCAGAGGCCCGGTTCTTCGCCACCGAGTCGGATTGCGATCTGCACATTTCGGCGCTGCTCGGCGATCCCGCTACCGCGCGAGCCATGGGCGAGTCGAGCGCGCAACGCTTCGAAAGCTCATTTCGGTGGGACAGCGTGCTCGCGCAGTATGAAGCGTTGCTGCATCGTCATATGGGAGGCGGCAAACGCAGCGCGGTGGTCGCTTCACGTCCGGCTCATCGTGTTCCGGACCGCAAGCCGGCACTCGACACGCATGCTCGAGCGTCCAGTTCCGGTCAAGTGCTAGCCGCAGCGGTGAGTGTGGAGGAGTTTGAGACCAAGGCGGAATGA
- a CDS encoding tyrosine-protein kinase Etk/Wzc, whose amino-acid sequence MKATLNMKSESTLHNMPIPNLASAGTEEDISLLTLWHNVQSHARLFAGVAVGIMALALLYLLVASPVYNANALIQVDEQQGSALGALSDVASALSLNKPIDGELDIVGSRAVLEQAINTTQARTAISVANRIPVLGRLYGRYATPPDGIAGPPLGLAQFAWGGERLELTAFDVPKTLYGEKFHLHVQAGNRWTLDDRDDVTVASGGVGQRVDFMVQTDYGPGKGSIEVRTLRGRPGTSFKLVEVSLQDTIEAISKRMKVEETTKDSSMIALSFKNKDPELAARLVNEVARAYVALNIRHRAEQSRLSLQFLNRKLPAFRQELEQSEDRLNAYRIRTKTIDVEAQTEALLTRAVDLTKQKTLVDLNLQATREQFRAGHPAVQTLQAQDSALDQALQGIDKEVQALPSTQQDYLRLARDVAVDTQLYTALVANAQQLEVAEAGTTGNVSIIDFAVPPESVDWPKVPLVIAGGVFGGLLIAFVVVQALAAMKDALRDPLEVERVAQVPIFAVVPSSPAEVEIARDSNKSGKRVMALLAGKDTSDPSVEALRSLRTTLKFALLGREGGSILFTGPTQGVGKTFIAANFGYLLAMKGLRVLMIDADMRRSGLKRYFSLAPGHLGLANVLAGDAELDSAIVKTGFDGLELLPAGGILPPNPGELLERPAFAALIKDAEARYDYVIVDSPPVLPVSDAVTVSQVCSAVFVVSRADLTSRHQLIETMNRFNQLGIKVAGQVFNGFHATRYDYGYGYRYGRQG is encoded by the coding sequence ATGAAGGCGACACTCAACATGAAGTCAGAATCGACGTTGCATAACATGCCGATCCCCAACCTGGCGTCTGCCGGTACCGAAGAAGACATCAGTCTTCTGACGCTCTGGCACAACGTTCAGAGCCATGCCCGTCTGTTTGCCGGCGTCGCCGTGGGAATCATGGCGCTGGCGCTCCTCTATTTGCTGGTGGCGTCGCCGGTGTACAACGCCAACGCCCTGATCCAGGTCGACGAGCAGCAAGGCTCCGCGCTCGGGGCGTTGTCGGACGTGGCCAGCGCGCTTAGCCTCAACAAACCGATCGACGGCGAACTCGACATCGTCGGATCGCGAGCGGTACTTGAGCAGGCTATCAACACGACCCAGGCGCGCACTGCAATATCCGTGGCGAACCGCATCCCGGTATTGGGCCGCCTCTATGGACGCTATGCTACGCCGCCGGACGGCATCGCCGGTCCGCCACTCGGACTCGCGCAATTCGCCTGGGGCGGCGAGCGGCTGGAATTGACCGCTTTCGATGTACCCAAGACACTCTATGGCGAGAAATTCCATCTGCACGTGCAGGCTGGTAATCGCTGGACGCTCGACGATCGCGATGACGTCACGGTGGCATCGGGAGGCGTCGGCCAGCGTGTGGATTTCATGGTACAGACCGACTATGGACCGGGCAAAGGCTCGATCGAAGTGCGTACGCTGCGCGGGCGTCCTGGCACGTCGTTCAAGCTGGTCGAGGTGTCACTCCAGGACACGATCGAGGCGATCAGCAAACGCATGAAGGTCGAGGAGACGACGAAAGATTCGTCGATGATCGCGCTGTCCTTCAAGAATAAGGACCCAGAGCTGGCCGCACGCCTTGTCAACGAGGTTGCCCGTGCCTATGTGGCGTTGAACATTCGCCATCGCGCCGAACAGTCGCGCCTGAGCCTGCAATTCCTTAATCGCAAACTGCCCGCGTTTCGCCAGGAGCTCGAGCAATCCGAAGACCGCTTGAACGCATATCGCATTCGCACGAAAACGATCGATGTGGAGGCGCAAACGGAGGCGCTGCTCACGCGTGCCGTCGATCTGACGAAACAGAAGACGCTCGTCGACCTGAATCTCCAGGCGACGCGCGAGCAGTTCCGCGCCGGACATCCGGCCGTGCAGACGCTGCAGGCGCAAGACTCGGCACTTGACCAGGCGCTGCAAGGGATTGACAAGGAGGTGCAGGCACTCCCTTCGACCCAGCAGGACTATCTGCGCCTTGCACGTGACGTAGCGGTGGACACGCAGCTCTATACGGCGCTGGTGGCGAATGCCCAGCAGCTCGAGGTTGCCGAAGCAGGCACGACGGGTAACGTATCCATCATCGATTTCGCGGTGCCTCCGGAATCGGTGGATTGGCCGAAGGTTCCGCTCGTGATCGCGGGTGGTGTGTTTGGCGGGCTGCTGATCGCCTTTGTCGTGGTGCAGGCGCTCGCCGCCATGAAAGATGCATTACGCGATCCGCTGGAAGTGGAGCGTGTGGCGCAGGTGCCGATCTTCGCGGTCGTACCGTCCAGCCCCGCAGAGGTGGAGATCGCGAGAGATAGCAACAAGAGTGGTAAGCGCGTAATGGCGCTGCTTGCCGGCAAGGATACGTCCGACCCTAGCGTGGAAGCCTTACGCTCGCTGAGAACCACGCTCAAATTCGCGCTGCTTGGCAGGGAGGGCGGTTCGATCCTGTTCACCGGCCCGACACAGGGTGTCGGCAAGACCTTCATCGCCGCGAACTTCGGCTATCTGCTCGCGATGAAAGGGTTGCGTGTGCTCATGATCGACGCCGACATGCGGCGCTCGGGGCTTAAGCGATATTTCTCGCTGGCGCCGGGACATCTCGGACTTGCGAACGTCCTTGCTGGCGATGCGGAACTCGATAGTGCGATCGTCAAGACCGGCTTCGACGGGCTTGAACTCCTGCCCGCCGGCGGGATATTGCCGCCGAATCCAGGCGAGTTGCTGGAGCGGCCAGCGTTCGCAGCGTTGATAAAAGACGCCGAGGCCCGCTATGACTATGTGATAGTCGACTCGCCACCGGTTCTGCCGGTCAGTGATGCCGTGACGGTCTCGCAGGTCTGCAGCGCTGTCTTCGTGGTCTCGCGCGCCGATCTGACGAGCAGGCATCAACTGATTGAAACCATGAATCGCTTCAATCAGCTCGGCATCAAGGTCGCAGGCCAGGTGTTCAACGGCTTTCACGCGACGCGATACGACTACGGCTATGGATACCGGTACGGTCGTCAAGGCTAA
- a CDS encoding Cellulase (glycosyl hydrolase family 5), whose amino-acid sequence MVRRFRTYACKSVSVTAAALTLCCCQSQGSDVLRYEAVNVGSVPPGLALDAKQPSAPLGSADRIVIRNGHFFTVGTSGAPSTSTRVRFFGVSLALAANFPSETDGEALARRLAALGVNIVRLHAIDQPAQNSASGPVGMLRDAASPQLDQQAVVALSRLINQLGQHGIYVDLNLHANHTFPATHAGDRIPSQSKPLPIFDVDMMAWQATYTKNLLSALKLRDSPNLAMVEINNESTLVDNWQEGTLPSLVTGRFRYTLQEKWAAYRKDRRLAPAPLPLERSGLSRDDSRVAAGFYIDLDQRYIGQMVGVVRDQLGVDVPISGTQIIHSGRWNHGGFANFDVNSAASFTDAHFYIDHYLFPNRQWDWNDWRISNGWLGNSPEQTLLNTAFARVAGRPFLISEFNQAWPNQQASDLLPVVTQFAVSQDWDGLILYDYAHDREWNAFTPSDFSLRGDITKLAQFAQCSAYFRAMYPGTALTQSFIALSPDDRAMADGSGIVGNLASYLSKHFGIPPSVAMTRQIALENAPNFGVRSAVPAETSSYFLYDQAALQFTFGSAYAAGVSGFIPVGHRVKSSLLELTLAPGSRGFATAFLTSLDGTPLSDSRRLLLSIPGFTMGTDTRGTQQLDAADLRGHWRTILPREGHLPSASLYKVAGPAQMERIPATVSLQLPVSRVSVFALDIQGRRLRPIASRTDGQHVVFDINRDGQPFAANYEITVER is encoded by the coding sequence ATGGTTCGCCGTTTCCGCACCTACGCCTGCAAGAGTGTCTCAGTGACAGCAGCCGCGTTAACTCTCTGCTGCTGCCAATCCCAAGGTTCCGACGTCCTGCGATACGAGGCGGTCAACGTCGGGAGCGTGCCACCGGGACTCGCGCTTGACGCGAAACAGCCCAGCGCACCGCTCGGGAGCGCAGATCGCATTGTCATACGCAACGGTCATTTCTTCACGGTCGGCACATCGGGCGCCCCAAGCACTAGTACGCGCGTGCGATTCTTCGGCGTATCGTTAGCGCTCGCCGCGAATTTCCCTTCAGAGACTGATGGCGAAGCACTGGCACGGCGTCTCGCGGCGCTCGGCGTCAACATCGTCAGGCTCCACGCAATAGACCAACCCGCGCAAAACTCCGCCAGTGGCCCCGTCGGCATGCTACGCGACGCCGCCAGTCCTCAACTCGATCAGCAGGCAGTTGTGGCCTTGTCGCGACTCATTAACCAGTTGGGACAACACGGCATCTACGTTGATCTCAATCTGCACGCCAATCACACCTTTCCCGCGACCCACGCCGGCGATCGCATTCCGTCGCAGAGCAAACCCTTACCTATATTTGACGTGGACATGATGGCCTGGCAGGCAACCTATACAAAAAACCTGCTTTCGGCGCTTAAGCTTCGCGACAGCCCCAATCTCGCGATGGTCGAGATCAACAATGAATCCACCCTTGTCGACAATTGGCAAGAAGGCACATTGCCTTCACTCGTCACCGGTCGTTTCCGTTATACGTTGCAAGAGAAATGGGCTGCATATCGCAAGGACCGGCGGTTGGCTCCCGCACCTTTACCGCTTGAGCGTTCGGGATTATCCCGCGACGACTCACGTGTCGCCGCCGGTTTCTACATTGATCTGGACCAACGTTACATTGGACAGATGGTCGGCGTAGTCAGAGACCAGCTTGGCGTCGACGTGCCCATATCCGGTACTCAAATCATTCATTCCGGTCGCTGGAACCACGGCGGGTTTGCGAACTTCGATGTGAATAGCGCCGCGAGCTTCACGGATGCACATTTCTACATCGATCACTATCTTTTCCCCAATCGACAATGGGATTGGAACGACTGGCGCATTTCGAATGGATGGCTAGGGAACTCCCCCGAGCAAACCTTGCTCAACACTGCATTCGCGCGCGTTGCGGGTCGCCCATTTCTGATCAGCGAGTTCAACCAGGCATGGCCAAATCAGCAAGCATCCGACCTGCTTCCCGTCGTGACGCAATTTGCCGTCTCCCAAGATTGGGACGGACTGATACTCTACGACTATGCACACGATAGGGAATGGAACGCCTTTACGCCTTCGGATTTCAGCTTGCGTGGGGATATCACGAAGCTCGCTCAATTCGCTCAATGCTCAGCTTACTTTCGTGCCATGTATCCTGGCACTGCGCTAACTCAGTCATTTATCGCGCTCTCGCCTGACGATCGCGCGATGGCCGATGGTAGCGGCATAGTGGGCAATCTCGCGTCCTACCTGTCGAAGCACTTCGGCATTCCGCCCAGTGTCGCGATGACCCGCCAGATTGCGCTCGAAAATGCGCCCAATTTCGGCGTGCGTTCGGCCGTCCCCGCGGAAACGTCTTCCTACTTTCTCTATGACCAGGCAGCGCTCCAGTTCACGTTCGGATCGGCGTACGCTGCAGGGGTCTCAGGTTTTATTCCGGTCGGTCATCGCGTGAAGTCGTCACTGCTTGAGTTGACTCTGGCGCCGGGAAGCCGCGGTTTTGCTACCGCATTCCTCACCAGTCTCGACGGCACGCCATTATCCGATTCGCGCCGTCTGCTGCTTTCGATACCCGGGTTCACCATGGGCACTGATACCCGAGGTACGCAACAACTTGATGCAGCCGACCTGCGGGGCCATTGGCGAACGATTCTTCCCAGAGAAGGCCACCTGCCCTCAGCCAGTCTCTACAAAGTCGCGGGGCCGGCACAGATGGAGCGCATTCCCGCCACGGTCTCCCTCCAGCTTCCGGTCTCGCGTGTGTCCGTATTCGCCCTCGACATTCAGGGGCGCAGACTTCGGCCTATCGCATCCCGGACCGACGGTCAGCACGTGGTTTTCGACATCAATCGTGACGGACAACCT
- a CDS encoding dTDP-glucose 4,6-dehydratase, translating into MILVTGGAGFIGANFVIDWLACNGESVLNVDKLTYAGNYGTLRELHDDARHAFAHVDIVDREALDALLRRYQPRAVVHFAAESHVDRSIDLPHDFIETNVVGTATLLDAARIYWGALPQPQQSAFRFLHVSTDEVYGSLGPDDYPFSETTPYAPNSPYAASKAASDHLVRAYHHTYGLPTLTTNCSNNYGPYQFPEKLIPLMIQRALRGQPMPVYGDGRNVRDWLYVGDHCDAIRTVLAKGRPGETYNVGGCNEHTNLDVVNRICSLLDELRPRRNGGYREQIAYVADRKGHDRRYAIDASKIGREFGWKPSESFDSGLARTVQWYVDNEAWSKSIHTGEYRRVFPPNELVGI; encoded by the coding sequence ATGATCCTTGTGACCGGCGGGGCCGGTTTCATTGGAGCGAACTTCGTCATCGACTGGTTGGCCTGCAATGGCGAATCCGTCCTTAACGTCGATAAGCTTACCTACGCAGGCAACTACGGAACGCTGCGTGAGTTGCACGACGATGCCCGGCACGCGTTTGCGCACGTTGATATTGTCGATCGCGAAGCACTAGACGCGCTCCTCAGGCGGTACCAGCCGCGTGCCGTCGTGCATTTCGCGGCCGAGAGCCACGTGGATCGCTCGATTGATCTGCCGCACGACTTCATCGAGACGAACGTGGTTGGCACGGCAACGTTGCTGGATGCCGCGCGTATCTATTGGGGCGCGTTGCCGCAGCCTCAACAGAGCGCATTCCGGTTTCTGCACGTGTCTACCGACGAGGTGTACGGCTCCCTCGGTCCTGACGATTACCCGTTTTCCGAAACGACGCCCTATGCACCGAATAGCCCGTACGCGGCGTCGAAGGCTGCCTCCGATCATCTGGTGCGCGCCTATCACCACACCTACGGTCTGCCAACGCTAACGACGAATTGCTCGAACAACTACGGACCTTACCAGTTTCCCGAGAAGCTCATCCCGTTGATGATCCAGCGCGCGCTGCGCGGTCAGCCGATGCCGGTATACGGCGATGGGCGCAACGTGCGCGACTGGCTCTACGTCGGCGATCACTGTGATGCGATCCGCACGGTACTGGCAAAGGGCCGGCCCGGCGAGACGTACAACGTCGGCGGGTGCAACGAGCACACTAACCTCGATGTGGTGAACCGTATCTGTTCCCTGCTCGACGAGTTGCGTCCGCGCCGCAATGGCGGCTATCGCGAGCAGATTGCTTACGTGGCTGACCGCAAAGGTCACGACCGTCGTTACGCGATCGACGCGAGCAAGATCGGCCGCGAATTCGGTTGGAAGCCGAGCGAGTCTTTCGACAGCGGTCTCGCGCGGACCGTGCAATGGTACGTCGACAACGAAGCGTGGTCGAAGTCCATTCACACCGGCGAGTACCGACGGGTATTCCCTCCCAACGAACTGGTAGGTATCTGA
- a CDS encoding protein-tyrosine phosphatase: protein MNLLLICHANVFRSRIAECVFRHVLSEAANVSVQSAGLEALSGVPIPPIVHNLLVAKGYAIPPDSSAVRLTIPMLHWADLVLVMETAQRREVLRRYPFATGKVWTLGHWLGSEIHDPVGGDQALFEASLALIERSADSWLPALTMQPAL from the coding sequence TTGAATCTGCTGCTGATCTGCCATGCGAACGTGTTCCGTAGCCGTATTGCTGAATGCGTCTTTCGTCACGTCCTGTCCGAGGCGGCGAACGTATCCGTCCAGTCAGCGGGTCTTGAAGCGTTGAGCGGGGTGCCGATTCCACCGATCGTGCACAACCTGCTCGTCGCGAAAGGTTATGCGATCCCGCCTGACTCTTCTGCGGTGCGCCTGACGATACCGATGTTGCATTGGGCGGACCTTGTCCTCGTCATGGAGACGGCTCAACGCCGCGAAGTGCTCAGACGCTATCCATTCGCGACCGGCAAGGTATGGACGCTGGGTCACTGGCTCGGCAGCGAAATCCATGACCCGGTTGGCGGTGACCAGGCCTTGTTCGAAGCATCGCTGGCGCTGATCGAGCGCAGCGCGGACAGCTGGTTGCCCGCACTCACCATGCAACCTGCCCTATGA
- a CDS encoding Glucose-1-phosphate thymidylyltransferase, giving the protein MRSTRKGIILAGGSGTRLYPITRVISKQLLPVYDKPMIYYALSTLMMAGINEILLISTPDDTPRFTSMLGDGSQWGMNISYAVQPSPDGLAQAFLLGRDFIDNKPSALVLGDNIFYGADLGVHLREADARPVGATVFGYHVHDPQRYGVVEFDAKGKVVSIEEKPAKPRSNYAVTGLYFYDSDVCDIAADIAPSVRGELEITDVNRRYLERDDLHLEKLGRGFAWFDTGTHQSLIEAATFISTVQQRQALLISSPEEVAFRHGWIDAEQLDILAEPLRKTDYGRYLSSLLPAVAP; this is encoded by the coding sequence ATGAGATCGACACGGAAAGGCATCATTCTGGCGGGCGGCTCCGGTACCCGTCTCTACCCGATCACGCGCGTGATCTCCAAGCAACTTCTGCCGGTGTACGACAAGCCGATGATCTATTACGCGCTGTCGACATTAATGATGGCGGGCATCAACGAGATTCTGCTTATCTCTACACCCGACGACACGCCGCGCTTCACGTCGATGCTGGGTGACGGAAGCCAGTGGGGCATGAATATCAGCTATGCGGTCCAGCCTTCGCCGGACGGTCTCGCACAGGCCTTCCTGCTCGGCCGCGATTTCATCGACAACAAGCCGTCCGCCCTGGTTCTCGGTGACAACATTTTCTATGGCGCGGATCTAGGCGTGCACCTTCGCGAAGCGGACGCTCGCCCGGTGGGTGCGACGGTGTTCGGCTATCACGTGCACGATCCGCAGCGCTACGGCGTGGTGGAGTTCGATGCCAAGGGCAAGGTCGTCTCGATCGAGGAGAAGCCGGCCAAACCCCGCTCGAACTACGCGGTGACCGGGCTTTACTTCTACGACAGCGACGTGTGCGATATCGCCGCCGATATCGCTCCGTCGGTGCGCGGCGAACTGGAAATTACCGATGTCAATCGTCGCTATCTCGAGCGTGACGATCTGCACCTGGAAAAGCTCGGCCGCGGGTTTGCGTGGTTCGACACAGGCACGCATCAATCGTTGATCGAGGCTGCAACCTTCATTTCAACCGTGCAGCAACGACAGGCGCTACTGATTTCCAGTCCGGAAGAGGTGGCGTTCCGGCACGGCTGGATCGATGCGGAGCAACTCGACATTTTGGCTGAGCCGCTTCGCAAGACCGACTACGGCCGTTATCTGTCTTCCCTTCTTCCTGCTGTTGCGCCATGA
- a CDS encoding dTDP-4-dehydrorhamnose 3,5-epimerase, with amino-acid sequence MTINVNHTAIHDVKLIEPKIFSDARGAFFESFNQNEFEEKVARGFRFVQDNHSVSTRHVLRGLHYQIQRPQGKLVRVVVGEVFDVAVDLRRWSPTFGRWVGVRLSAANGHQLWIPPGFAHGFVVLSDVAEFLYKATDFWFPEHERTLLWNDPDIGIDWDLDGLPLIAAKDGAGASFSSAEIY; translated from the coding sequence ATGACCATCAATGTAAACCACACGGCCATTCACGACGTGAAGCTGATTGAGCCGAAAATTTTCAGCGACGCGCGGGGTGCGTTCTTCGAGAGCTTTAACCAGAACGAGTTCGAAGAAAAGGTCGCGCGCGGCTTCCGGTTCGTGCAGGACAACCACTCTGTATCGACGCGTCACGTGCTGCGCGGACTGCACTATCAGATCCAGCGCCCGCAAGGCAAGCTGGTGCGTGTCGTGGTGGGCGAAGTGTTCGATGTTGCCGTCGATCTGCGTCGCTGGTCGCCAACGTTCGGTCGCTGGGTTGGTGTACGCCTGTCGGCTGCGAACGGCCATCAACTATGGATTCCGCCGGGTTTCGCGCACGGCTTTGTGGTCTTGTCCGACGTTGCCGAGTTTCTCTACAAGGCAACTGACTTCTGGTTCCCTGAGCACGAACGCACGTTGCTGTGGAACGACCCGGATATCGGCATCGACTGGGATCTCGACGGTTTGCCGCTGATCGCAGCGAAGGACGGCGCGGGCGCCAGTTTCAGTTCAGCGGAAATTTACTGA
- a CDS encoding polysaccharide export outer membrane protein — protein sequence MPGERVPGIGTCDARTGRHATAQAVKDRQLIKDLFIHGPFKARQQQATVVLGLSLALLTALGGCALAPGAYMGVPPSQVTVAQTGGEPQATELVQDGITFRLHPVNGDLIAHLSSQPRAAEAAAPRLPQSVPSAYRVRNGDTLRVIVWDRPELNNPGFSALATSIVSIGGTDSTAVPSATAGGNLDPVGRVVQPDGSIYFPYVGKVKVAGQTTDAIRIDLTSRLNKFVKDPQLDVTISSYRSQKVYVSGAVKAPGSLAVTDTPETVADAISGAGGYSGGADLAAATLNRGGQVFPLDLYAFFYNGDLSQNVLLKDGDVINVPERRLKKVFVLGEVAKPVSQVMPVGSFSLSEAIADAGGLNPLSANASQVYVFRQGPNRTVDVFQLDASSPGMLVLADQFPLQPRDVVFVDAAHVTRFYRVVSQILPFASSLYLGAEAFK from the coding sequence ATGCCGGGCGAGCGCGTGCCTGGCATTGGGACTTGTGATGCGCGCACCGGCCGTCATGCAACGGCTCAAGCAGTCAAGGATCGACAATTGATTAAAGACCTCTTCATTCACGGACCGTTCAAAGCTCGCCAGCAGCAGGCTACGGTCGTCCTCGGTTTGTCACTGGCATTGCTGACGGCACTTGGCGGATGCGCGTTGGCCCCCGGCGCCTATATGGGCGTGCCGCCCTCGCAGGTTACGGTTGCTCAGACAGGGGGTGAACCGCAGGCGACAGAACTGGTCCAGGACGGCATCACGTTTCGCCTGCATCCGGTCAACGGCGACCTGATCGCGCATCTGTCATCACAGCCGCGCGCCGCTGAAGCAGCCGCGCCACGCCTGCCGCAGAGCGTGCCTTCGGCCTACCGGGTGCGTAACGGCGATACGCTGCGCGTGATCGTATGGGATCGTCCGGAGCTGAATAACCCTGGTTTCTCTGCGTTGGCGACGTCTATTGTTTCGATCGGCGGCACGGACAGCACCGCAGTGCCTTCTGCGACTGCGGGCGGCAACCTCGATCCCGTGGGCCGCGTCGTGCAGCCCGATGGATCGATTTACTTTCCATATGTCGGCAAGGTGAAGGTAGCGGGGCAGACCACGGACGCGATTCGTATCGACCTCACCAGCCGCCTCAACAAGTTCGTGAAGGATCCGCAACTCGACGTCACGATCTCGTCGTACCGCAGTCAAAAGGTCTATGTGTCGGGCGCGGTTAAGGCGCCGGGCTCGCTTGCCGTGACCGATACACCGGAAACGGTGGCGGATGCCATTTCGGGCGCGGGGGGCTATAGCGGCGGTGCGGACCTCGCTGCGGCAACCCTCAATCGGGGCGGTCAAGTGTTTCCGCTCGACCTGTACGCGTTTTTCTATAACGGCGACCTCTCGCAGAATGTGCTGCTCAAGGACGGCGATGTGATCAACGTGCCGGAGCGCCGTCTGAAGAAAGTGTTCGTACTCGGCGAGGTCGCCAAGCCTGTATCCCAGGTGATGCCGGTGGGCTCCTTCAGCCTGTCTGAAGCGATTGCCGATGCCGGCGGCCTCAATCCGTTGTCCGCGAATGCGTCGCAAGTCTACGTGTTCCGCCAAGGGCCCAATCGGACTGTCGATGTGTTCCAACTCGACGCGTCCTCGCCGGGCATGCTGGTGCTGGCGGATCAGTTTCCGTTGCAACCGCGCGATGTGGTCTTCGTCGACGCCGCGCACGTCACCCGTTTCTATCGCGTGGTCTCTCAGATCCTGCCGTTCGCGAGTTCCCTGTACCTCGGCGCCGAGGCATTCAAGTAA